In Fibrobacter sp. UWH6, the following are encoded in one genomic region:
- a CDS encoding 1-acyl-sn-glycerol-3-phosphate acyltransferase — MKRILKLLAEPFMQLAVWTVIYSVRAYFFIVFRPKVTFTDPSVQSYKFKEPRIIIANHCSPCDPIMLLSLIFKNRNIVVAKDWFEMKCFHWILTRVHVIPCDRYNLDTEWALIAKKNLEAGKSVIIFPEGKCREDGLMNEFKSGFAFLARSTGVPVVCVGHDGTYKRGHRTALVFGGEEKIERVKGIPSSQHLAERSEYFRQKVWKLKQQAQGRNVNEILPPPEETPEEVTAENAAKNAEVSK, encoded by the coding sequence TTGAAACGCATCCTAAAGTTGTTGGCGGAACCGTTTATGCAGCTTGCTGTATGGACGGTCATCTACTCGGTTCGAGCATACTTCTTTATTGTATTCCGCCCCAAGGTTACTTTTACCGATCCTTCGGTTCAATCTTATAAGTTCAAAGAACCGCGAATCATTATCGCGAACCATTGTTCTCCTTGCGACCCGATCATGCTCCTTTCACTGATTTTCAAGAACAGGAACATCGTGGTGGCCAAGGACTGGTTCGAGATGAAGTGCTTCCACTGGATTTTGACCCGCGTCCATGTGATTCCCTGTGACCGCTACAATCTGGACACAGAATGGGCCTTGATCGCCAAGAAAAACCTGGAAGCCGGTAAGTCCGTCATTATTTTCCCCGAAGGCAAGTGCCGCGAAGATGGCTTGATGAACGAATTCAAGTCGGGCTTTGCATTCCTGGCCCGCAGCACAGGCGTGCCTGTTGTGTGCGTCGGTCATGACGGTACTTATAAGCGTGGGCATCGCACTGCGCTGGTCTTTGGCGGAGAAGAAAAGATTGAACGTGTGAAGGGAATTCCTTCTTCCCAGCACCTGGCAGAACGCAGCGAATACTTCCGTCAGAAGGTCTGGAAGCTGAAGCAGCAGGCTCAGGGAAGGAACGTAAACGAAATCCTGCCGCCCCCCGAAGAAACGCCTGAAGAAGTGACAGCAGAAAATGCGGCTAAAAATGCAGAGGTGTCAAAGTGA
- a CDS encoding flavodoxin family protein — protein MSDKKKVLVMVASPKNERSGTLIPTNAFVEGILEGGEFESEYIYIDRMNIKPCRGCLSCWGRPDGSCFMKDDDVPMIRKKLEEADIVIWSFPLYLFGVPGQMKCLMDRIVGMVHPYMGQRLNEPGAMDRPMHGLQNQKPGQKIILLSSCAWCDLDVVYEPIIKQFNIILGADGYTLVACPQMRALHHRGGERRLNMLRAKYKKGGLELAKTGALSKETIDLLQKPMFSEEVYKELVVQFVTHMFDRDDNF, from the coding sequence GTGTCCGATAAGAAGAAAGTGCTTGTAATGGTGGCTAGCCCCAAGAATGAACGGAGCGGAACCCTTATCCCCACCAATGCCTTTGTGGAAGGTATTCTGGAAGGTGGCGAATTTGAAAGTGAATACATCTATATCGACCGCATGAACATCAAGCCCTGCCGCGGTTGCCTCAGTTGCTGGGGCCGCCCCGATGGCAGCTGCTTTATGAAGGACGATGATGTTCCCATGATCCGCAAGAAGTTGGAAGAGGCTGACATCGTCATCTGGAGTTTCCCCCTTTACCTGTTTGGGGTACCCGGCCAGATGAAGTGCCTGATGGACCGCATCGTAGGCATGGTCCACCCGTATATGGGCCAGCGACTCAACGAGCCCGGCGCCATGGACAGGCCCATGCACGGTCTGCAGAACCAGAAGCCCGGCCAGAAGATCATCTTGCTTTCGAGCTGTGCCTGGTGCGATCTGGATGTTGTTTATGAACCCATCATCAAACAGTTCAACATCATTCTGGGTGCTGATGGTTACACCCTGGTGGCTTGCCCTCAGATGCGCGCACTGCACCATCGTGGCGGCGAACGTCGCCTGAACATGCTTCGAGCCAAGTACAAGAAGGGCGGTCTGGAACTGGCAAAGACTGGTGCCCTTTCCAAGGAAACCATCGACTTGCTGCAAAAGCCCATGTTCAGTGAAGAAGTCTACAAGGAACTGGTGGTGCAGTTTGTGACCCACATGTTCGATCGCGACGACAACTTCTAG
- a CDS encoding acyl carrier protein, with amino-acid sequence MANEEVKSKLKAFFMSDLGVDGDVLNYDTPLFGEEIGLDSVDSLEIISFVDSTFGVSMTGVGKEPFQSIDTIADFIESHK; translated from the coding sequence ATGGCTAATGAAGAAGTTAAGAGCAAGTTGAAGGCATTCTTTATGTCTGATCTGGGTGTGGATGGTGACGTTCTGAACTATGACACCCCGCTTTTCGGTGAAGAAATCGGCCTGGATTCCGTCGACTCCCTGGAAATCATCTCCTTCGTTGACAGCACCTTTGGTGTTTCTATGACTGGCGTGGGTAAGGAACCCTTCCAGAGCATAGATACCATTGCTGACTTTATTGAATCCCACAAGTAA
- a CDS encoding SDR family NAD(P)-dependent oxidoreductase gives MKVAIVTGASKGIGKACALRLARDGFTVVVNYSSSDEAAAETLDLIKAEGGDGMVYKANVADLAQVKAMVRDVFKAYGRIDVLVNNAGIVRDQYLLEISQETLDKCFDLNVKGYLYCAQTVGLKMFKQKSGVIINMSSVSSKFALPGQSVYSATKGAVNSMTQTLAKELGGWGIRVNAIAPGFIATDMIEAIPEETREGYLKNIPLKRFGTPEDVANMVSALASDQFSYVTGQVFVLDGGLSL, from the coding sequence ATGAAGGTTGCGATTGTTACAGGTGCATCGAAAGGTATCGGTAAGGCTTGCGCCCTGCGCTTGGCCCGCGATGGTTTCACCGTTGTGGTGAACTACTCCAGTTCCGACGAAGCTGCTGCCGAAACCCTTGACTTGATCAAGGCCGAAGGTGGCGACGGCATGGTGTATAAGGCTAACGTTGCCGATCTGGCCCAGGTAAAGGCCATGGTCCGTGATGTGTTTAAGGCTTATGGCCGCATCGATGTGCTTGTGAACAATGCCGGTATCGTCCGCGATCAGTACCTGCTTGAAATCAGCCAGGAAACCCTGGACAAGTGCTTCGACCTGAACGTGAAGGGCTACCTTTACTGCGCTCAGACTGTGGGCCTCAAGATGTTCAAGCAGAAGTCCGGCGTCATCATCAATATGTCTTCGGTCAGCTCCAAGTTCGCCTTGCCCGGCCAGAGCGTCTATAGTGCCACCAAGGGTGCAGTAAACTCCATGACCCAGACTCTTGCCAAGGAACTGGGTGGCTGGGGCATTCGCGTGAATGCCATTGCTCCGGGCTTTATCGCTACCGACATGATCGAGGCCATTCCCGAAGAAACCCGCGAAGGTTACCTCAAGAATATCCCCCTGAAGCGTTTTGGTACCCCCGAAGACGTGGCCAACATGGTTTCGGCTCTTGCTTCTGACCAGTTCTCCTATGTAACCGGCCAGGTATTTGTGCTGGATGGAGGTCTCTCTCTATGA
- a CDS encoding beta-ketoacyl-[acyl-carrier-protein] synthase family protein yields MTSNDCRCVVTGLGVICAIGNNVEETWKNALNSVSGIHKTTSVDTKNCYADLAAEVNCDSLDAIDAPEEKDRASKLCIKAANEALKDANLGNFGDDQRVAVIIGSCVGGVISVEHYHQNGRPAADIPKMPIASIASQVAETCGAGGIVTNVANACAAGTISIALACDLIRAGRADVVIAGGADSFAAVPYSGFLSLHALDENGCSPFNHCNGITLGEGAGIVVVESYEHAQKRGAKQYCEVLGSGVTSDAHHITAPREDGLCLTEAMSRAVKNSGIKKSDIGYLNAHGTGTGKNDNAEINAFGKFFAEENPTISVSSTKVMTGHCLGAAGAIEAVFSIKALTTNTVLPTLHYTAEDSEALKAKVGQMDFVQNTPKSKELNCVMSNNVAFGGTNASIVFSKMAGDVVKQPAKGKKIAVTGIGIVSPLGNSKQAYLDAVKNDAKPESASVHSTITNDDYKELGIKMAFYRKLDNLGQLQTVSGMRALQDANFSVTDDNAKDVGIIVGTSEGGLGATYDFEELIAEQGNANGSAFKFPHTVYNAAGGYLSICSGIKGYGVTITTGPVSGLDSIGYSMSVIYDGQESAMMATGSDENLPIITEFAQKLNVAADKVVAPFDDAEGFVVGDGSVSIMMETEEYAKARDAKVYCYALGYGNGRKNVKFGKVAGSGEALDNAINDALKDAGLTVADIDAVCGFADGFKTVDDIEKESLARVFGDKLETLPLFEVKERVGEGRAASATLAAAEAALLLSGEMESDNAYFVAKDGSVSRKNVDAAGLKKILVVAFATGGSYSAVVFGK; encoded by the coding sequence ATGACTTCTAATGACTGCCGCTGTGTCGTTACCGGTCTTGGCGTTATTTGTGCCATCGGTAACAATGTTGAAGAAACTTGGAAAAATGCCCTAAATTCTGTTTCGGGTATTCATAAGACCACCTCTGTAGATACCAAGAACTGCTATGCAGATCTTGCCGCAGAAGTGAATTGCGACTCCCTGGATGCAATTGATGCTCCCGAAGAAAAGGATCGCGCCTCCAAACTTTGCATTAAGGCGGCAAATGAAGCTCTAAAAGATGCCAATCTCGGAAATTTTGGCGACGACCAGCGTGTCGCCGTGATCATCGGTAGCTGCGTGGGTGGTGTCATTAGCGTGGAACATTACCACCAGAATGGCCGCCCGGCTGCTGATATTCCCAAGATGCCCATCGCTTCCATCGCATCCCAGGTTGCTGAAACTTGTGGAGCTGGCGGCATCGTGACCAACGTGGCAAATGCATGTGCTGCAGGTACCATCTCTATCGCCCTGGCTTGCGACTTGATTCGTGCCGGTCGTGCCGACGTGGTGATCGCAGGTGGTGCAGATTCCTTTGCCGCAGTGCCTTATTCCGGCTTCCTTTCGCTCCACGCACTTGACGAAAACGGTTGCTCTCCCTTTAACCATTGTAATGGTATTACTCTGGGTGAAGGCGCCGGCATCGTAGTTGTGGAATCTTACGAACATGCCCAGAAGCGCGGTGCCAAGCAGTATTGCGAAGTGCTGGGTTCTGGCGTGACAAGTGACGCTCATCACATTACCGCCCCCCGTGAAGATGGCCTGTGCCTGACCGAAGCCATGAGTCGCGCTGTCAAGAATTCTGGTATCAAGAAGTCTGACATTGGCTATCTGAATGCCCATGGTACTGGTACCGGCAAGAATGATAATGCCGAAATCAACGCCTTTGGCAAGTTCTTTGCCGAAGAAAATCCCACTATTAGTGTAAGTTCTACCAAGGTGATGACTGGTCATTGCCTGGGTGCCGCAGGTGCTATCGAAGCCGTCTTTAGCATCAAGGCTCTTACCACAAATACCGTTCTTCCCACACTCCATTATACTGCCGAAGATTCTGAAGCCCTCAAGGCCAAGGTCGGTCAGATGGACTTTGTGCAGAACACCCCCAAGTCCAAGGAACTGAACTGCGTTATGAGCAATAACGTGGCATTCGGTGGCACCAACGCAAGCATTGTCTTTAGTAAGATGGCTGGCGATGTAGTAAAGCAGCCGGCAAAGGGCAAGAAGATTGCCGTTACCGGTATCGGTATCGTAAGCCCCCTGGGTAATTCCAAGCAGGCTTACCTGGATGCTGTCAAGAACGATGCCAAGCCCGAAAGTGCCTCTGTCCATTCCACCATCACCAACGATGACTACAAGGAATTGGGAATCAAGATGGCATTCTACCGCAAGTTGGATAATCTGGGTCAACTCCAGACCGTTTCCGGCATGCGCGCTCTCCAGGACGCAAACTTCTCCGTTACCGATGACAATGCCAAGGACGTGGGCATTATCGTAGGTACCAGCGAAGGTGGCCTGGGTGCAACTTATGATTTTGAAGAATTGATTGCGGAACAGGGCAATGCCAACGGCAGTGCTTTCAAGTTCCCCCATACCGTTTACAATGCTGCAGGTGGTTACCTTTCCATCTGCTCCGGCATCAAGGGCTACGGCGTGACCATTACGACGGGTCCTGTTTCTGGTCTCGATAGCATCGGATACTCCATGAGCGTTATTTATGACGGTCAGGAAAGCGCCATGATGGCTACCGGTTCCGACGAAAACCTGCCCATTATTACTGAATTTGCCCAGAAGTTGAATGTGGCCGCCGATAAGGTCGTGGCTCCCTTCGACGACGCAGAAGGTTTCGTGGTTGGCGACGGTTCCGTTTCTATTATGATGGAAACTGAGGAATATGCCAAGGCTCGCGACGCCAAGGTTTACTGCTACGCCCTGGGTTACGGCAATGGCCGTAAGAACGTGAAGTTCGGTAAGGTTGCCGGTTCTGGCGAAGCTTTGGACAACGCCATTAACGATGCCCTTAAGGATGCTGGCCTCACTGTGGCTGACATTGACGCCGTTTGCGGTTTTGCCGACGGTTTCAAGACAGTGGATGACATTGAAAAGGAATCCCTGGCCCGCGTATTTGGCGATAAGCTGGAAACTCTTCCCCTGTTCGAAGTGAAGGAACGCGTTGGCGAAGGCCGTGCCGCTTCTGCCACTTTGGCTGCCGCCGAAGCCGCCCTGCTGCTTTCTGGCGAAATGGAAAGCGACAATGCCTACTTCGTGGCCAAGGACGGATCCGTTTCCAGGAAGAACGTTGACGCAGCTGGTCTTAAGAAGATTTTGGTGGTTGCCTTTGCTACAGGCGGTTCCTATAGCGCCGTAGTATTCGGTAAGTAA
- a CDS encoding DUF6055 domain-containing protein, producing MIGFKSLAVTASLISFVGVGTAFSAVTWKPVCASAGHTLLASSDHFEICKKATHDDGSANNATLDNSTAQNALNTLEHIFSVYHDSAKWMYPQPSNANEKLKSVAYLFEDSKMAALYGGGNTEACVKNGAGKDECSPGLWLGSGAFKDLWGLAHEYAHGLQSVAGWMGSNATAGWICESHANWMAHQVNPTDAHYCSEALINFPYLYYGSSRDRYCNWQFMEHLKEEFGGGWKGVQMVNRMWMDKIDDGEIGYSSQTPFSAMIGAYDWTYEDLTAQFGKFAMKNATLEYAGAKKALYQKTWGDYEFATRRTTGSGDIYRRHSRVTMLDEVDSFYQVPSYWAPQRFGYNLVRIYPDSAGKVTVKFRGIVQASKPSSEFGCLGTETVWEWSDAQNKWVQKNLCNLSPEIMPDPGSSWTVGLVAEGSDGTPRYSEMKSGTAFNLSIETKANDKALWLAVTATPKDLYTVTWDQFYYTIYRYPYMVRVENGKPEGYEDGAWTPTSTANYTRHSNGGGWVSSKAKVAATAYVGPDAVVNGGTVSGEARIEDYAVVNGGTISGNAVVSRRALVTSGTISDNARLTDDAWLVSGSVSGNAKVGALSIIVNSTIADDAQVYGVMWAVASKKLSGTAQLRGDLENNFTKELTSGVFYGMVDDGMLSDPVYGAGRTQAPEDATQLPEISKWYTIDEDKELVENKDPTGIANRVRPTIIKKTQGKFDAMGRKLKGRKFNYLHLKP from the coding sequence ATGATTGGATTTAAATCGCTGGCGGTAACCGCTAGCCTTATAAGTTTCGTTGGAGTGGGGACCGCCTTCTCGGCCGTTACCTGGAAACCGGTTTGTGCATCGGCGGGTCACACACTTTTGGCAAGCTCAGACCATTTTGAAATCTGCAAGAAGGCGACTCACGACGATGGCTCCGCCAACAATGCCACCTTGGATAATTCCACTGCGCAGAACGCCTTGAACACTCTGGAGCACATTTTCTCGGTTTACCACGATTCCGCAAAGTGGATGTACCCCCAGCCCAGCAACGCCAATGAAAAACTGAAGAGTGTGGCCTACCTTTTCGAGGATTCCAAGATGGCGGCCCTTTACGGCGGCGGCAACACGGAAGCCTGCGTGAAGAACGGGGCAGGGAAGGACGAATGTTCCCCGGGTCTCTGGCTAGGTTCTGGAGCCTTCAAGGACCTGTGGGGCCTGGCACACGAATACGCCCACGGCCTGCAGAGCGTTGCCGGATGGATGGGTTCCAACGCCACCGCCGGCTGGATCTGCGAATCCCACGCCAACTGGATGGCCCATCAGGTGAACCCCACTGACGCCCACTACTGTTCCGAGGCGCTGATCAACTTTCCGTACTTGTATTATGGAAGTTCCCGCGACCGCTATTGCAACTGGCAGTTCATGGAACATCTGAAAGAGGAATTTGGCGGAGGCTGGAAAGGCGTGCAGATGGTGAACCGCATGTGGATGGATAAGATTGACGATGGCGAAATTGGCTACTCCTCCCAGACGCCCTTTAGCGCCATGATTGGCGCCTACGACTGGACTTACGAAGATTTGACAGCCCAGTTCGGCAAGTTCGCCATGAAGAACGCCACCCTGGAATATGCCGGGGCAAAAAAGGCGCTGTACCAAAAGACCTGGGGAGACTACGAATTCGCCACCCGCCGCACCACAGGCTCCGGCGACATCTACCGCAGACACAGCCGTGTTACCATGTTGGATGAAGTGGATAGTTTCTATCAAGTACCCAGTTACTGGGCTCCGCAACGTTTCGGCTACAACCTGGTGCGAATCTATCCCGACTCCGCAGGAAAGGTAACCGTCAAGTTCCGCGGCATTGTGCAGGCTTCTAAACCGTCGTCTGAATTTGGTTGCCTGGGAACCGAAACTGTGTGGGAATGGTCCGATGCCCAGAACAAGTGGGTGCAAAAAAATCTCTGCAACCTGTCACCTGAAATTATGCCCGACCCTGGCTCCAGCTGGACTGTGGGACTGGTGGCCGAAGGCTCCGACGGAACGCCCCGTTACAGTGAAATGAAGTCGGGAACGGCGTTCAATCTGAGCATCGAGACCAAGGCAAACGACAAGGCCCTTTGGCTTGCGGTGACAGCTACTCCCAAGGACCTTTACACCGTTACCTGGGACCAGTTTTACTACACCATCTACAGATACCCCTACATGGTCCGTGTTGAAAACGGCAAACCGGAAGGTTATGAGGATGGGGCTTGGACGCCGACAAGTACCGCTAACTATACAAGGCATTCCAATGGCGGAGGCTGGGTAAGCTCCAAGGCAAAGGTGGCTGCTACCGCCTACGTAGGCCCCGATGCAGTTGTCAACGGGGGAACCGTTAGCGGTGAAGCCCGCATTGAAGATTACGCTGTTGTTAACGGCGGGACCATCAGCGGAAATGCGGTTGTTTCTAGACGCGCCCTGGTGACTTCGGGAACCATCAGCGATAACGCTAGATTGACGGACGACGCTTGGCTAGTTAGCGGTAGCGTTTCTGGCAACGCCAAGGTGGGCGCACTTTCTATTATCGTGAATTCTACCATCGCAGATGATGCCCAAGTTTATGGCGTCATGTGGGCGGTGGCAAGCAAGAAGCTAAGCGGAACCGCACAACTCCGTGGAGACCTTGAAAACAACTTTACCAAGGAACTGACTTCTGGCGTATTCTACGGAATGGTGGATGACGGTATGCTCAGCGATCCCGTTTATGGAGCAGGCCGTACCCAGGCTCCCGAAGATGCTACCCAACTCCCCGAAATTTCAAAGTGGTACACCATTGACGAAGATAAGGAACTTGTCGAAAATAAGGATCCCACAGGAATTGCCAATCGCGTGCGCCCGACAATAATAAAAAAGACCCAAGGCAAGTTCGATGCCATGGGCCGTAAGTTAAAAGGGCGCAAATTTAATTACTTACACTTGAAGCCCTGA
- a CDS encoding patatin family protein encodes MKFGLVLEGGSRQTMFSAGVLDTWMDEGIDCFSYVAGVSAGAHAALNYITRQQGRLRFIMLPTRLQNGHKWANKYIGIHKEYYALNYDAADGKMPLDFEAYSNSKIECEIGLTCCETGRAEFMSEKNDKKRLLDLISASCALPMLFPMAPIGDKHYADGCITVPVPFERAFEKGCDKVVALSTHYPGEAVTDFRKYRAVLNPMYKRKYPDLFRALMVRLKRYDRMFLEMEKLEKQGKLFLIRPEIDLCDQFDCDMGKMNESYDHGVEYAKRRMDELKAFLQI; translated from the coding sequence GTGAAGTTCGGTCTTGTTCTAGAAGGCGGTTCCCGTCAGACTATGTTCAGCGCCGGTGTGCTTGACACCTGGATGGACGAAGGCATAGATTGCTTTTCTTACGTGGCTGGAGTTTCGGCCGGCGCCCACGCCGCTTTAAACTACATCACCCGCCAGCAGGGCCGTTTGCGCTTTATCATGCTGCCTACCCGTCTGCAGAATGGTCATAAGTGGGCTAACAAATATATTGGCATCCACAAGGAATACTACGCCTTGAATTACGATGCCGCCGACGGCAAGATGCCTCTGGATTTCGAAGCCTATTCCAATTCGAAAATCGAGTGCGAAATTGGCTTGACTTGCTGCGAAACCGGCCGTGCAGAATTCATGTCCGAAAAGAACGACAAGAAGCGCTTGCTGGATTTGATCAGTGCCAGCTGTGCCTTGCCTATGCTTTTCCCCATGGCGCCCATTGGCGATAAGCATTACGCCGACGGATGCATTACGGTGCCGGTTCCTTTTGAACGAGCCTTCGAAAAAGGTTGCGACAAGGTGGTGGCCCTTTCGACCCATTACCCTGGCGAGGCGGTAACGGATTTCCGCAAGTATCGTGCTGTGCTGAACCCGATGTATAAGCGCAAGTATCCCGACTTGTTCCGCGCCCTGATGGTTCGCCTGAAGCGTTACGACAGGATGTTCCTGGAAATGGAAAAGCTTGAAAAGCAGGGCAAGCTATTCCTGATTCGCCCCGAAATCGACTTGTGCGACCAGTTTGATTGCGACATGGGAAAGATGAACGAATCTTACGACCATGGTGTTGAATACGCCAAGCGCCGCATGGATGAGCTGAAAGCATTTTTACAAATCTGA
- the fabZ gene encoding 3-hydroxyacyl-ACP dehydratase FabZ: MSSMNIFEISEKIAQRPPFQMIEKVTELVPNESAVGIKNVSVNEPYFMGHFPGTPIMPGVLIVESCAQLCSLVIEKKPEDLDDKLYVLLKIDGFKFVKPVIPGDQLEIAVNKTKGGGIIVGFDCVVKVNGNLHAKGSLTFTTIPKDSLGK; this comes from the coding sequence ATGAGTTCCATGAATATTTTTGAAATTAGCGAAAAGATCGCCCAGCGTCCGCCTTTCCAGATGATCGAGAAGGTGACGGAACTGGTTCCCAACGAATCTGCTGTGGGCATCAAGAACGTTAGCGTCAATGAACCCTACTTCATGGGTCATTTCCCGGGCACCCCCATTATGCCGGGTGTGCTTATTGTGGAATCCTGCGCTCAGCTCTGCTCCCTGGTGATTGAAAAAAAGCCCGAAGATCTGGATGACAAGCTGTATGTGTTGCTGAAGATTGACGGTTTCAAGTTCGTGAAGCCTGTGATTCCCGGCGACCAGCTTGAAATTGCCGTGAACAAGACCAAGGGTGGTGGCATTATTGTTGGCTTTGACTGTGTGGTCAAGGTAAACGGAAATCTTCACGCCAAGGGCAGTCTTACCTTTACCACCATTCCCAAGGACTCCTTGGGTAAGTAG